A genomic region of Elaeis guineensis isolate ETL-2024a chromosome 9, EG11, whole genome shotgun sequence contains the following coding sequences:
- the LOC105033948 gene encoding LOW QUALITY PROTEIN: small ribosomal subunit protein eS8 (The sequence of the model RefSeq protein was modified relative to this genomic sequence to represent the inferred CDS: inserted 1 base in 1 codon), with amino-acid sequence MGISRDSMHKRRATGGRXKAWRKKRKYELGRQPANTKLSSNKTVRRVRVRGGNVKWRALRLDTGNYSWGSEAVTRKTRILDVVYNASNNELVRTQTLVKSAIIQVDAAPFKQWYLQHYGVEIGRKKKAPAASKKEATEEGEGATEEAKKSNHVLRKLEKRQQCRTLDPHIEEQFGSGRLLACISSRPGQCGRADGYILEGKELEFYMKKIQRKKGKGGSGAAA; translated from the exons ATGG GTATCTCGCGAGACTCTATGCACAAAAGGCGCGCGacgggaggaa agaaggcctggaggaagaagagaaa GTATGAGTTGGGCCGCCAGCCTGCAAACACTAAGCTTTCCAGCAACAAGACAGTTAGGAGGGTTCGTGTTCGTGGAGGTAATGTGAAGTGGAGGGCCCTCCGTTTGGATACTGGCAATTACTCTTGGGGGAGTGAGGCTGTGACTCGCAAGACTCGTATCCTTGATGTTGTGTACAATGCCTCAAACAACGAGCTTGTGAGGACACAGACCCTGGTGAAGAGTGCTATTATCCAGGTTGATGCTGCCCCCTTCAAGCAATGGTACCTCCAGCACTACGGTGTTGAGAttggtaggaagaagaaggccccAGCTGCCTCCAAGAAGGAAGCAACAGAG GAGGGAGAAGGTGCTACAGAGGAGGCAAAGAAGAGCAACCATGTCCTCAGGAAGCTGGAGAAGCGCCAGCAATGTCGTACACTTGACCCCCACATTGAAGAGCAATTTggtagtgggagattgttggctTGTATCTCATCCCGCCCTGGCCAGTGTGGCAGAGCTGATGG GTACATATTGGAAGGCAAGGAACTGGAATTTTACATGAAGAAGATCCAAAGGAAGAAGGGCAAGGGAGGTTCTGGAGCTGCTGCTTGA